One stretch of Microvirga lotononidis DNA includes these proteins:
- a CDS encoding cobyric acid synthase — MVQGTGSNVGKSLLVAGLCRVFARKGLMVRPFKPQNMSNNAAVTADGGEIGRAQALQARAAGVAPSVHMNPVLLKPQSETGSQVVVQGRVVGTARAREYQSWKPRLMEAVLDSFGRLSEEADLVLVEGAGSASEVNLRAGDIANMGFARAADVPVVLVGDIDRGGVIASLVGTKAVLDVADAAMIRGFIVNRFRGDPALFDSGMRFVSERTGWPALGLVPHFSDAARLPAEDGLGLRREGRRGSVVVAVPVTPWISNFDDLDPLREEPGVEVVLVEPGHPLPAEAALVVLPGSKTTIDDLMFIRVQGWDVDLKAHVRRGGRVLGLCGGYQMLGTRIDDPLGIEGEAGRSIAGLSLLDVTTTLTANKRLEAVAGTTLADGTPFSGYEMHIGETSGPDAFSRAFARLANGQPDGAVSADGRVTGTYVHGLFADDRQRARWLALLGAQTSDLAYEALVDDIIDRFADHLETHLDCERLFALSAR; from the coding sequence ATGGTGCAGGGCACCGGCTCCAATGTGGGCAAGTCGCTCCTGGTGGCGGGCCTGTGCCGGGTCTTTGCGCGGAAGGGGCTGATGGTCCGCCCGTTCAAGCCGCAGAACATGTCGAACAACGCGGCGGTCACCGCCGATGGCGGCGAGATCGGCCGCGCCCAGGCCCTGCAGGCGCGCGCCGCCGGCGTGGCGCCGAGCGTCCACATGAACCCCGTGCTGCTGAAACCGCAGAGCGAGACCGGCTCGCAGGTGGTGGTGCAGGGCCGCGTGGTCGGCACCGCCAGGGCGCGCGAGTACCAGTCCTGGAAGCCGCGCCTCATGGAGGCGGTTCTCGACAGCTTCGGGCGGCTTTCGGAAGAGGCTGATCTCGTCCTCGTCGAAGGGGCGGGCTCCGCCTCCGAGGTGAATTTGAGGGCGGGCGACATCGCCAATATGGGCTTTGCCCGCGCGGCCGATGTGCCCGTGGTGCTCGTGGGCGATATCGACCGGGGTGGCGTGATCGCAAGCCTCGTCGGCACCAAGGCGGTGCTCGATGTGGCGGATGCGGCGATGATCCGCGGCTTCATCGTCAACCGTTTCCGGGGCGACCCCGCGTTGTTCGACAGCGGCATGCGATTTGTCTCCGAGCGCACCGGCTGGCCCGCGCTCGGTCTCGTGCCGCATTTTTCCGACGCCGCGCGTCTTCCGGCGGAGGACGGCCTCGGGTTGAGGCGGGAGGGCCGAAGGGGTTCGGTCGTGGTCGCGGTTCCGGTCACGCCCTGGATCTCAAACTTCGACGATCTCGATCCTCTTCGCGAGGAGCCCGGCGTCGAGGTGGTGCTGGTCGAGCCCGGCCATCCTCTGCCGGCGGAAGCCGCGCTCGTCGTGCTGCCCGGCTCCAAGACCACCATCGACGACCTGATGTTCATCCGCGTGCAGGGTTGGGATGTCGACCTGAAGGCGCATGTGCGCCGGGGAGGTCGGGTCCTCGGCCTCTGCGGCGGCTACCAGATGCTCGGGACGCGCATCGACGATCCGCTGGGCATCGAGGGCGAGGCGGGCCGCTCCATCGCGGGCTTGAGCCTGCTCGACGTTACGACCACGCTGACCGCGAACAAGCGGCTCGAGGCGGTCGCCGGGACTACGCTGGCAGACGGCACGCCTTTCTCCGGATATGAAATGCATATCGGCGAGACGTCAGGGCCGGATGCATTCTCGCGGGCTTTCGCCCGTCTGGCGAACGGGCAGCCCGACGGCGCCGTCTCGGCCGACGGTCGCGTGACGGGCACCTATGTCCACGGCCTCTTCGCGGACGACCGACAGCGGGCGCGGTGGCTCGCCTTGCTCGGCGCACAGACGAGCGATCTCGCTTACGAGGCCCTCGTCGACGACATTAT
- the cobO gene encoding cob(I)yrinic acid a,c-diamide adenosyltransferase: MTQDEEARHRAKMIKRKEVQDREVASKTVEKGLLIVHTGPGKGKSTAAFGLMLRALGRGFHVGVVQFIKGAWETGERLALDRFSDQVEWHTMGEGFTWETQDRSRDVAAAERAWAKAKELMAREDIRLLVLDELNIALRYEYLPLAEVVETLRRRRSDLHVVVTGRNAKPELIEASDLVTEMTLVKHHFAAGVKAQEGVEF, encoded by the coding sequence ATGACCCAGGACGAAGAGGCGCGCCACCGCGCCAAGATGATCAAGCGCAAGGAAGTCCAGGACCGGGAGGTCGCCTCGAAGACGGTCGAGAAGGGGCTTCTGATCGTGCATACCGGCCCCGGCAAGGGCAAGTCCACGGCCGCCTTCGGCCTCATGCTGCGGGCGCTCGGGCGCGGCTTCCATGTGGGCGTGGTGCAGTTCATCAAGGGCGCCTGGGAAACCGGCGAGCGCCTCGCCCTCGACCGTTTCTCCGATCAGGTCGAGTGGCACACGATGGGCGAGGGCTTCACCTGGGAGACGCAGGACCGCTCCCGGGACGTGGCGGCGGCGGAGCGCGCCTGGGCCAAGGCCAAGGAGCTGATGGCGCGCGAAGACATCCGCCTCCTGGTGCTCGACGAGCTCAACATCGCGCTGCGCTACGAATACCTGCCCCTCGCCGAAGTGGTCGAAACGCTGAGACGGCGTCGCTCAGATCTCCACGTGGTCGTCACGGGCCGCAACGCCAAGCCGGAGCTGATCGAGGCCTCCGATCTCGTGACCGAGATGACACTGGTGAAGCACCATTTCGCCGCCGGCGTGAAGGCGCAGGAAGGCGTCGAGTTCTGA
- a CDS encoding CbtB domain-containing protein, with amino-acid sequence MSTLTNQAYAATPSQRLVAILTAATFGLALVFISGFASPETIHNAAHDWRHSHNFPCH; translated from the coding sequence ATGTCGACGCTCACCAATCAAGCTTACGCCGCCACTCCGTCTCAACGTCTCGTGGCCATTCTCACCGCAGCAACCTTCGGCCTCGCACTTGTGTTCATTTCGGGCTTCGCCTCGCCCGAGACGATCCACAATGCGGCGCATGACTGGCGTCACTCGCACAATTTCCCCTGCCACTAA
- a CDS encoding CbtA family protein — protein MILRVLKAALVAGFLAACVAATLQTFLTSPLILQAETYEKAAAPEAHAARFGGMLHLAHVQHAPSDAGEESAWEPGEGFPRIAFTALATLVSGVGYALILAALILAAGRRFDLQTTLRWAIGGFLAASLAPAVGLPPELPGMGGAHLAERQIWWICTAAGTALGLYLITNVRHHAAIGIGLIAIVLPHLIGAPHAEAAASDVPAALAAQFAARSLAVAFAFWATLGLALGWYWARQENRTKSGFLSQAASGTGERKAV, from the coding sequence ATGATCCTGCGGGTTCTGAAAGCGGCCTTGGTCGCTGGGTTTCTGGCTGCCTGTGTGGCTGCGACCCTCCAAACCTTCCTGACGTCCCCCCTGATTCTTCAGGCCGAGACATACGAGAAGGCCGCCGCGCCGGAAGCACATGCCGCCCGGTTCGGCGGGATGTTGCACCTGGCCCATGTGCAACATGCTCCGTCCGACGCAGGGGAAGAGAGCGCCTGGGAGCCAGGCGAAGGCTTTCCCCGAATCGCATTCACGGCGCTGGCTACATTGGTCAGCGGTGTCGGCTATGCCTTGATCCTCGCGGCCCTGATCCTTGCGGCGGGTCGCCGGTTCGACCTGCAGACGACCTTGCGATGGGCCATCGGCGGCTTTCTCGCCGCCAGTCTCGCGCCTGCCGTCGGGTTGCCCCCTGAGCTTCCGGGCATGGGAGGCGCGCATCTCGCCGAGCGCCAGATTTGGTGGATCTGCACTGCCGCCGGAACGGCCCTTGGCCTGTATCTGATCACGAATGTGCGTCACCATGCGGCGATCGGCATCGGCCTCATCGCGATCGTGCTTCCACATCTGATCGGCGCGCCTCACGCGGAGGCCGCTGCGAGTGACGTTCCGGCCGCCCTGGCCGCGCAATTCGCAGCACGCTCGCTCGCGGTTGCGTTCGCCTTCTGGGCAACCCTTGGACTTGCCCTCGGCTGGTATTGGGCGCGCCAGGAAAACCGGACGAAATCGGGATTCCTCTCTCAGGCCGCTTCGGGCACGGGCGAACGCAAGGCAGTTTAG
- a CDS encoding DUF1636 family protein gives MTSHPEEICLHVCVTCRQAGGPDDKALRPGAILHRALTEALAHPDAPKVRVEAVECLSVCKRPCTIAVSGPGRWTYIYGDLSAETSVETILDGLRRYAATSDGLVPWRERPEAFRKGVVARIPPFKTNTAA, from the coding sequence ATGACCTCACATCCTGAGGAGATCTGCCTGCATGTCTGCGTCACCTGCCGTCAGGCGGGTGGCCCGGACGACAAGGCGCTCCGGCCCGGTGCGATCCTGCACCGGGCTCTCACGGAGGCGCTCGCCCACCCCGATGCACCAAAGGTACGCGTGGAGGCGGTCGAATGCCTGTCCGTGTGCAAGCGGCCCTGCACCATCGCTGTCTCCGGTCCGGGACGCTGGACCTATATCTACGGCGACCTGAGCGCCGAGACATCGGTCGAGACGATCCTCGACGGATTGCGCCGCTATGCGGCCACGTCCGATGGACTCGTGCCCTGGCGCGAGCGTCCGGAAGCCTTCCGCAAGGGCGTCGTCGCCCGCATTCCCCCATTCAAGACGAACACAGCGGCTTAA
- the cobW gene encoding cobalamin biosynthesis protein CobW, whose amino-acid sequence MSDLAKIPCTIVTGFLGAGKTTLVRHLLENAGGRRLAVLVNEFGDLGFDGSFIEGCGIEGCTQEDIVELPNGCLCCTVADDFVPALNTLLNRPNPPEHILIETSGLALPKPLVRAFNWPDIRSRVTVDGVIAVVDGPAVASGAFAEDPDALEAQRTTDASVDHENPLEEVFEDQLLCADLVILNKTDQMAAGDKGKVLAEINEHLPRAVKVIETSQGKVDPTVLLGLGAAAEADLESRPSHHETAEDHDHDDFDSVAIPVAPVATPEALVARVERAAEAAGVLRIKGFAPVDGKPMRLVVQGVGQRVAHHFDRPWKAGEARDGRMVVIGLKGFDLKAVEAALRQG is encoded by the coding sequence ATGAGCGATCTTGCAAAGATCCCCTGCACCATCGTCACCGGATTCCTCGGTGCCGGCAAAACCACCCTGGTGCGTCACCTCCTCGAGAACGCGGGCGGACGCCGCCTCGCGGTTCTCGTCAACGAGTTCGGCGATCTCGGCTTCGACGGCTCCTTCATCGAAGGCTGCGGCATCGAGGGCTGCACCCAGGAGGACATCGTCGAACTCCCCAACGGCTGTCTTTGCTGCACGGTGGCGGACGATTTCGTGCCCGCCCTGAACACCCTGCTCAACCGACCGAATCCGCCCGAGCACATCCTGATCGAGACCTCCGGCCTCGCCCTGCCGAAGCCGCTCGTGCGCGCCTTCAACTGGCCGGACATCCGCTCCCGCGTGACGGTGGACGGCGTGATCGCCGTGGTCGATGGTCCGGCCGTCGCTTCCGGCGCCTTCGCCGAGGATCCCGACGCGCTCGAAGCCCAGCGCACGACCGACGCCTCGGTCGATCACGAGAACCCTCTGGAAGAGGTTTTCGAGGACCAGCTCCTCTGCGCCGATCTCGTCATCCTCAACAAGACCGACCAGATGGCGGCCGGCGACAAGGGCAAGGTTCTCGCCGAGATCAACGAGCATCTCCCGCGCGCCGTGAAGGTCATCGAGACGTCGCAGGGCAAGGTGGATCCGACGGTTCTGCTCGGGCTCGGCGCCGCCGCGGAAGCGGATCTCGAATCCCGCCCTTCGCACCACGAGACCGCCGAGGATCACGACCACGACGATTTCGACAGCGTCGCGATCCCGGTTGCGCCCGTCGCCACTCCGGAGGCGCTCGTCGCCCGCGTCGAGCGCGCGGCGGAAGCGGCCGGCGTGCTGCGGATCAAGGGCTTCGCCCCCGTCGACGGCAAGCCCATGCGCCTCGTGGTGCAGGGTGTCGGCCAGCGCGTCGCGCATCATTTCGACCGGCCGTGGAAGGCCGGCGAAGCCCGCGATGGCCGCATGGTCGTGATCGGCCTGAAAGGCTTCGACCTGAAGGCCGTCGAAGCCGCCCTGCGCCAGGGGTGA
- the cobN gene encoding cobaltochelatase subunit CobN: MHLLPVTAISLDEGSEATDLQQPPGDIVVLSFADSDLGALAAAQRLTTGGASLRLASLRRLRHPLSVDLYSEKTASKARFVLVRCLGGLDYWRYGIEHLSRICSSHGVKLAVLPGDDRPDPRLAAYSTVPQALCDELEAYFQAGGMDNMRRLLARIGAEIGETGTIAEPPRNVPRAFAWLTRDSEQCTRSENAPDQSFPVMSWPASCRPSRSEEHGASIHLDHRYEAGDDVRRTQITSAPQDKKGADSPLPEEEVAPEARVRGYRFLRKARTPSPGPEGPTSPHGRGEAVAMSRSRDEASDSDFATPESLLARLPGDRPLAYLLVYRSAVLSGDTQAIETLAAALRKRGIGSLVLGVSSLKDPEAVAVVRRAIQARRPGIIVTTTAFSSRDDESFVLDQAGCPILQAIPVGSPQEAWEASPRGLSAADLAMQIALPEFDGRIAAGPISFKSEEPVDPSLAFSRRIQAPDMGGIDAVADTAAAWVRLACTPRRERRLALVLSDYPARGGRAGFAVGLDTPASACAILDLLEQAGYAAGRSFTADELMPLLTQSGASFDIPLSCYRAWLDTLPAEQRIAIDERWGQPENDPIFADGAFHFRAVRAGNTLVALQPDRGHGLDRKGFYHDPECPPSHGYLAFYCGLRTIERIHALVHLGTHGTTEWLPGKAVALSNACWPRLAIGDVPVIYPFIVDDPGEAAPAKRRIGAVTIGHLTPQTAEAGLHGEAGALRELVEEFSSAQVLHPGRAELVAREILDRARTSGLAAACGVEDRMAMDEALTCLDAHLCDLGEVTIRDGLHVFGHAPDGFETCSTGEREGLLKALDGRFVVPGPSGSPSRGQTNVLPTGRNLATLDPRAIPTRAATELGHRAAAEVVRRHLQEEGDWPRRIVMDLWASPTLRTGGEDIAHALALMGVRPTWDHASTRVTGFEIVPQPLMDRPRADVTLRVSGAFRDTFPDQIALLDQAARAVAALDEDDEWNELAAARRRGEAMSRVFGSAPGTYGAGVSTQALDGEWATRHDLGRTYLDGTSHAFGSGGEARADQSFPQRVEQAEAFVHVSDVAERDILDGDSAADAIGGFAAAARTLGASPAVYSLDTSRPQQPKARTLREDVDRLVRGRLTNPRWIAGQLRHGWRGAAEVAQGVDALLAFAATTDAVPSETLDLVFTALIGDESTWTRIEAANPPAAQAIRNRLADARRRGLWASRLNSVAAFFDDGRKEAAE, from the coding sequence ATGCACCTCCTCCCGGTCACAGCGATTTCCCTCGACGAAGGCTCGGAGGCCACGGACCTCCAGCAGCCGCCGGGGGACATCGTCGTCCTCTCCTTCGCGGACAGTGACCTCGGAGCGCTGGCGGCCGCGCAACGTCTGACGACGGGCGGAGCATCGCTCCGCCTCGCCTCGCTGCGTCGCCTGCGCCATCCTCTTTCCGTCGATCTCTATAGCGAGAAGACCGCATCGAAAGCGCGCTTCGTCCTCGTGCGCTGCCTCGGCGGTCTCGATTATTGGCGCTACGGCATCGAGCACCTTTCGCGCATCTGCAGTTCCCATGGAGTGAAGCTCGCTGTCCTGCCCGGCGACGATCGCCCCGATCCGCGCCTCGCCGCCTATTCCACCGTGCCGCAGGCTCTCTGCGACGAGCTGGAGGCCTATTTCCAGGCCGGCGGCATGGACAACATGCGCCGCCTTCTCGCCCGCATCGGTGCCGAGATCGGCGAGACGGGCACCATCGCGGAGCCGCCGCGCAATGTCCCCCGCGCCTTTGCGTGGCTCACGCGAGATTCCGAACAATGCACGCGCTCCGAGAATGCGCCCGATCAGTCGTTTCCTGTCATGTCATGGCCGGCGTCGTGCCGGCCATCCCGATCAGAAGAACACGGCGCTTCGATCCATCTGGATCACCGGTACGAGGCCGGTGATGACGTGAGGCGGACGCAGATTACGTCTGCTCCTCAGGACAAGAAGGGCGCGGACTCACCTCTCCCTGAGGAAGAGGTCGCGCCGGAGGCGCGGGTGAGGGGTTACAGGTTCCTCCGGAAAGCGCGTACCCCCTCACCCGGACCTGAAGGTCCGACCTCTCCCCATGGGAGAGGTGAAGCGGTGGCAATGTCGCGTTCACGGGATGAAGCATCCGACTCTGACTTTGCAACTCCCGAATCCCTCCTCGCCCGCCTCCCCGGCGACCGCCCCCTCGCGTATCTCCTCGTCTATCGCTCCGCCGTTCTCTCGGGGGACACGCAGGCCATCGAAACATTGGCGGCGGCTCTCAGGAAACGCGGCATCGGCTCGCTCGTCCTTGGCGTATCGAGCCTGAAGGACCCGGAAGCGGTCGCCGTCGTTCGACGCGCCATCCAGGCTCGACGTCCCGGCATCATCGTCACGACGACCGCCTTCTCGTCCCGCGACGACGAAAGTTTCGTCCTCGACCAGGCCGGTTGCCCGATCCTGCAGGCGATCCCTGTCGGCAGCCCCCAAGAGGCCTGGGAGGCCTCTCCGCGCGGGCTCTCCGCCGCCGATCTCGCCATGCAGATCGCGCTTCCCGAATTCGACGGGCGCATTGCCGCCGGCCCCATCTCGTTCAAATCGGAAGAACCCGTCGATCCCTCGCTCGCATTCTCACGCCGGATCCAGGCGCCGGATATGGGCGGCATCGATGCCGTTGCCGACACGGCGGCCGCCTGGGTGCGCCTTGCCTGCACACCGCGCCGCGAGCGCCGGCTTGCGCTGGTTCTCTCCGATTATCCCGCCCGGGGCGGGCGCGCTGGTTTCGCCGTCGGGCTCGATACGCCAGCCAGCGCCTGCGCGATCCTCGATCTTCTCGAACAAGCCGGTTACGCGGCCGGGCGGAGTTTTACGGCCGACGAACTGATGCCGCTTCTCACGCAATCCGGAGCTTCGTTCGACATTCCGTTGTCCTGCTACCGCGCTTGGCTCGATACGCTGCCAGCGGAACAACGCATCGCCATCGATGAGCGCTGGGGACAGCCTGAGAACGATCCCATATTTGCCGATGGAGCCTTCCACTTCCGTGCGGTTCGTGCGGGAAATACTCTCGTCGCGCTGCAACCGGACCGGGGCCACGGTCTCGACCGCAAAGGCTTCTATCACGACCCCGAATGCCCGCCGAGCCACGGCTATCTGGCCTTCTATTGCGGCCTCAGAACGATCGAGCGCATCCACGCTCTCGTTCATCTCGGCACCCACGGCACCACCGAATGGCTGCCCGGCAAGGCGGTGGCGCTCTCTAACGCCTGCTGGCCGCGCCTTGCCATCGGCGATGTGCCGGTGATCTACCCGTTCATCGTCGACGATCCGGGCGAGGCGGCGCCTGCCAAGCGCCGCATCGGCGCTGTGACGATCGGGCATCTCACGCCGCAGACGGCAGAGGCGGGCCTGCACGGAGAGGCCGGCGCGTTGCGCGAACTTGTCGAGGAATTCTCCTCCGCGCAGGTGCTCCATCCGGGGCGGGCCGAACTCGTCGCGAGGGAGATTCTGGACCGCGCCCGGACGAGCGGCCTCGCGGCGGCCTGCGGCGTCGAGGACCGCATGGCGATGGACGAGGCCCTGACGTGCCTCGACGCGCATCTTTGCGATCTCGGCGAGGTCACGATCCGCGACGGATTGCACGTCTTCGGCCATGCTCCCGATGGCTTCGAGACCTGCTCCACCGGCGAGCGCGAGGGTTTGCTCAAAGCTCTCGACGGCCGCTTCGTCGTGCCCGGCCCGTCCGGCTCGCCCTCTCGCGGCCAGACCAACGTTCTCCCCACCGGCCGCAACCTCGCGACCCTCGACCCACGGGCGATCCCGACGCGCGCGGCCACGGAACTCGGGCACCGCGCGGCTGCCGAAGTGGTGCGCCGCCACCTGCAGGAAGAAGGCGACTGGCCGCGCCGGATCGTGATGGATTTGTGGGCGTCCCCGACCCTGCGCACCGGCGGCGAGGACATCGCCCATGCGCTGGCCCTTATGGGCGTGCGCCCGACCTGGGACCATGCCTCGACCCGCGTGACCGGCTTCGAGATCGTGCCGCAGCCGCTCATGGACCGGCCCCGCGCCGACGTGACCCTGCGTGTCTCCGGCGCTTTCCGCGACACCTTTCCTGACCAGATCGCGCTTCTTGATCAGGCCGCCCGCGCGGTCGCAGCGCTCGACGAGGACGACGAGTGGAACGAACTCGCCGCCGCGCGACGACGCGGCGAGGCGATGTCCCGCGTCTTCGGCTCCGCGCCCGGCACCTATGGGGCGGGCGTATCCACCCAGGCGCTCGACGGCGAATGGGCGACACGGCATGACCTCGGGCGCACTTATCTGGACGGCACGTCCCATGCCTTCGGATCCGGTGGAGAAGCACGGGCAGATCAAAGCTTCCCGCAGCGGGTCGAGCAGGCCGAAGCCTTCGTGCATGTGAGCGACGTAGCCGAGCGCGACATCCTGGACGGAGATTCCGCCGCCGATGCCATCGGTGGCTTCGCGGCGGCGGCCCGGACGCTCGGCGCTTCGCCCGCCGTCTACAGCCTCGACACGAGCCGTCCGCAGCAACCGAAGGCCCGCACGCTGAGGGAAGACGTGGATCGCCTCGTGCGCGGACGCCTGACGAACCCGCGCTGGATCGCCGGCCAGTTGCGCCACGGCTGGCGCGGCGCGGCCGAAGTCGCGCAAGGCGTCGATGCGCTCCTCGCCTTCGCGGCGACCACGGATGCAGTTCCGTCGGAAACCCTCGATCTCGTCTTCACGGCCCTCATCGGCGACGAGTCGACCTGGACGCGGATCGAGGCCGCCAATCCGCCTGCCGCGCAGGCGATCCGCAACCGTCTCGCGGATGCGCGCCGTCGCGGCCTGTGGGCGAGCCGCCTCAATTCCGTTGCAGCCTTTTTCGACGATGGGCGCAAGGAGGCGGCCGAATGA
- the cobG gene encoding precorrin-3B synthase: MNAQPISERRRGWCPGVRRPMATGDGLLVRLHPLSARISAGQARVIAEVARQHGNGHLDITARGNLQIRGVSEETYPALLEILEREGLAEPEGDGPNRLTAVSPLAGLDPLDHGDALALTWAIEDQAAHLDGLPAKFFIAVDGGGSMPLDAIGADLHLVATGAAVAFGRSTPDGLDWIGTAGLTGAPEAARSILAGFAEMRRSGRTDARRLRDLEPGLADELAASATLTRAAPPRKRPAAPHAGLFQTGRGAAVLLALPFGRCNAAQLVQAAAWSERFGGGEIRLSFTRGLLLPGVADEHVAPLLAEAARAGFITTADDPRLSLTACPGRPACASGLTPAPSDALRIAETSGDLLARGASIHVSGCPKGCAYPGKADLTLVGRVDGRYDVVPQGSTRDIPSLTLSLDDIMKNLLPTKPADLRRTALERSR; this comes from the coding sequence ATGAACGCGCAGCCGATCAGCGAACGCCGTCGCGGATGGTGTCCCGGCGTTCGACGTCCCATGGCGACCGGCGACGGGCTCCTCGTGCGCCTGCATCCGCTCAGTGCCAGGATCAGCGCCGGTCAGGCCCGCGTCATCGCCGAAGTCGCCCGCCAGCACGGCAACGGCCATCTCGACATCACCGCCCGTGGCAACCTCCAGATCCGCGGCGTGAGCGAAGAGACCTATCCCGCCCTGCTTGAGATCCTGGAACGCGAAGGCTTGGCCGAGCCCGAGGGCGATGGCCCGAACCGCCTCACCGCCGTGTCGCCGCTCGCCGGCCTCGATCCCCTGGACCATGGCGACGCCCTTGCCCTGACATGGGCCATCGAGGATCAGGCTGCGCACCTGGACGGGCTGCCGGCAAAATTCTTCATCGCCGTCGATGGCGGCGGCTCGATGCCGCTCGACGCTATCGGGGCCGATCTCCATCTCGTGGCGACCGGCGCTGCCGTCGCTTTCGGGCGCTCTACCCCTGACGGCCTTGATTGGATCGGCACCGCCGGCCTGACCGGCGCGCCGGAGGCGGCTCGCTCCATCCTGGCGGGGTTTGCCGAAATGCGCCGCTCGGGCAGAACCGACGCGCGCAGGTTGCGCGATCTCGAGCCCGGCCTGGCCGACGAACTCGCCGCATCGGCAACCCTCACCCGGGCGGCACCGCCCCGGAAGCGCCCCGCCGCGCCCCATGCGGGCCTGTTTCAAACGGGACGCGGAGCGGCGGTACTGCTCGCCCTGCCCTTCGGCCGCTGCAATGCTGCGCAGCTAGTCCAAGCCGCCGCATGGAGCGAGCGCTTCGGCGGCGGCGAGATCCGCCTGTCCTTCACCCGCGGCCTTCTGCTGCCAGGCGTTGCGGACGAGCATGTCGCGCCCCTGCTTGCCGAAGCCGCCCGTGCCGGCTTCATCACCACCGCCGACGATCCCCGCCTGTCGCTGACCGCCTGCCCGGGCAGGCCCGCTTGTGCGAGCGGTCTGACTCCTGCCCCGTCAGACGCCCTGAGGATCGCCGAAACCTCCGGCGACCTTCTGGCGCGAGGCGCATCCATTCATGTCTCCGGCTGTCCGAAGGGCTGCGCCTATCCGGGAAAGGCCGATCTGACTCTGGTGGGACGCGTCGATGGCCGCTATGACGTCGTGCCCCAAGGCTCTACCCGAGATATTCCCTCTCTGACCCTATCCCTCGACGATATTATGAAAAATTTATTGCCGACGAAGCCCGCCGATCTGCGCCGCACCGCCCTGGAGCGCTCCCGATGA
- a CDS encoding precorrin-8X methylmutase, whose protein sequence is MSDRAYIREGAEIYRRSFAIIRSEADLSRFSGTAERVVVRMIHACGMTDLPKDVELSPDFADAAEAALKRGAPILCDAKMVANGITRARLPANNEVICTLDDPRVPGLATELGNTRSAAAMELWRERMEGALVVFGNAPTALFHLLEMLDAGAPKPAAVIGIPVGFIGAAESKEALARDRRVPYVVVHGRRGGSAMAAAAVNALANPVE, encoded by the coding sequence ATGAGCGACCGCGCCTATATCCGCGAGGGCGCGGAGATCTATCGCCGCTCCTTCGCGATCATCCGCTCCGAGGCCGACTTGTCGCGGTTTTCCGGCACGGCCGAGCGGGTGGTCGTGCGGATGATCCACGCCTGCGGCATGACAGACCTGCCGAAGGATGTCGAACTCTCGCCGGACTTCGCCGATGCGGCGGAGGCGGCCCTGAAGCGCGGGGCGCCGATCCTGTGCGACGCCAAGATGGTGGCGAACGGCATCACCCGGGCGCGGCTTCCGGCGAACAACGAGGTGATCTGCACCCTCGACGATCCGCGCGTCCCAGGCCTCGCGACCGAGCTCGGCAACACCCGTTCGGCGGCCGCCATGGAGCTGTGGCGCGAGCGCATGGAGGGTGCCCTCGTGGTGTTCGGCAACGCGCCGACGGCCCTGTTCCACCTGCTCGAAATGCTGGATGCCGGCGCACCGAAACCTGCGGCCGTCATCGGCATTCCGGTCGGTTTCATCGGCGCGGCGGAATCGAAGGAAGCCCTCGCCCGCGACCGACGCGTGCCGTACGTCGTCGTCCATGGCCGACGCGGCGGCAGCGCCATGGCCGCCGCGGCGGTCAATGCCCTCGCGAACCCGGTCGAGTAA
- a CDS encoding precorrin-2 C(20)-methyltransferase, with protein sequence MPQQEPIRLFGLGLGPGDPDYMTVRARKLLETADRLVHFCKRGRRGNARTIADAIVGQDPEREIALAYPVTIEIPADHPDYAAALNPFYEEAAARLLAEVEAGRTIGVLCEGDPFFYGSFMHLWWRLKDRIPIEVVPAVTAMSGAWTRAGAPITWGDDVLTIVPGTLPEAELARRLSGTDAAVVMKLGSHLPKVRTVLKSTGLFERAIYVERATMAEERIVPLPDLPEDWNAPYFSLIIVPGQGRRV encoded by the coding sequence ATGCCGCAACAGGAACCCATCCGCCTCTTCGGTTTAGGCCTCGGCCCTGGCGATCCCGACTACATGACCGTCCGCGCCCGCAAGCTGCTGGAGACGGCCGACCGGCTCGTTCATTTCTGCAAGCGCGGACGGCGCGGCAATGCGCGGACCATCGCTGACGCCATCGTGGGGCAGGATCCGGAGCGCGAGATCGCCCTGGCCTATCCGGTGACCATCGAGATCCCGGCCGATCATCCGGACTACGCCGCCGCCCTCAACCCCTTCTACGAGGAAGCGGCGGCCCGCCTCCTCGCCGAGGTCGAGGCGGGCCGCACAATCGGCGTCCTCTGCGAAGGCGACCCCTTCTTCTACGGGTCCTTCATGCATCTCTGGTGGCGTCTGAAAGATCGGATACCGATTGAAGTGGTACCAGCTGTCACGGCCATGTCAGGAGCCTGGACCCGTGCCGGAGCGCCGATCACCTGGGGCGACGACGTGCTCACGATCGTGCCCGGCACGCTGCCCGAGGCGGAGCTGGCCCGCCGCCTCTCCGGCACCGACGCCGCCGTGGTGATGAAGCTTGGAAGCCATCTGCCGAAAGTCCGCACGGTGCTGAAATCCACCGGACTGTTCGAGCGCGCCATCTACGTGGAACGGGCCACCATGGCGGAGGAACGGATCGTTCCCTTGCCCGATCTTCCCGAGGATTGGAACGCGCCGTACTTCTCCCTCATCATCGTTCCGGGGCAAGGGAGGCGCGTATGA